A region of the Leptospira venezuelensis genome:
TTCATAGGACAATACCTTGCCCATTCTCTCTACGTCTACGGATACTTTATCGGCCGTTTTTAAGGAATTCCATATCTCCATCATTTTCACCGTATCGTTTAAGGGCATTCCGTTTACCCGTCGCACCACATCCCCGGTTCTAGCTCCCAGAGAATAAAAAATATGATCGCTTCCAATGCTGTATATTTTGTAACCCGCGATCGTGTTATTTTCCAAATAAGGACCGAATTTTCCCTTATAAAGTTCTGCTACGTTAGCTAATTTTCTATTCACGTCCTGTCTGGACAGAATTTTACGAACTGTATCAGCTGCAGGTGGCCCTCCGGGAACATCTGCCTGAGCACCTAATTTGGCTCTGGCTTCTCCTGGTGTTTGGCCTATCTCCACTTTGAGAGATTGGCCCCCTTTTTCCAGAACCACATGGTTCAGAAGAATGGACTTTACTTTGTATCCGCCCACAACTTCTCCCATCGCGAATTCTTCCGCGCTTTGTTTCCCTTTTTCTAAAATAGTAACACGAGCAAAACTCCAGTGACCGCTTAAGGTTCCGGTCACTCTCATTTCTTCACCTTCTCCAGTATCTGGAGGAGCTCCAGGAGTTCCATCCACTCCTGCAGGGGTTTCTCCAGGAGGCGGAGCTAAACTTCCCCTAAATAAAGAACCGGTAACCATCTCTTTGGACATTTCTATTGTAATAGAGTTTTCTGCGATTGGTCTTCTGGGGGCAGCAGTTGAGGAACCTGTTTGCACATTCGGGGTCAGAAAAAGTAAAAGTATCCCTCTACAAAGATAAGCTAGAGAGAAGGAAAAAAATATCACGACAGGGATCAGAACATAGAATGTATGTTTTCTGAATTCGATAAAAATTGCGTTCATTGCGCCCTTCGGATAGTTTCACGGAATCATTCTAAAAAAGCCGGATCCAAATAGAATGGTCCCGGCTTTTGAAAAGATGATCGTTTAAAGTTTTGCTACTTTGCCTGGGTCCAGGTTGGTAACAATTTTTAAGGTCTTCCTAAGTGCCACCTCAGGATTGATCCTTTTTCCGTTATAGAACACCTCGAAATGGAGATGGGAACCTGTGGCGGAGCCTGTACGACCTACGGCACCTATGACCGTGCCAGCTTTCACTTTCGTTCCCTCTTCCACCGTAATTTTAGCGCAATGCGCGTACATGGTTCTATAACCGTTTGGATGATCTACTATGACTGAGTTTCCGTAACCGCCATTTACTCCGGCAAAACTTACCACACCGTCTGCAGAAGCTAAGATGGGTGCTCCTTGAGGGCCAGCCATATCTATTCCAGTATGGTAACCCCCTCCACCTGTGTGGAATGGATCTTTTCTTTTACCATATCTGGAAGAAAATCTAGCACCTAAGACTGGAGTGATGAATACTCTTTTGTACTCTATCTTTTGGCGGGAAGCATTTCCTACTTTTACAGGAACGCTTAAGCTTTGCCCTACTTTAAGAACGGAACCTTTATTTAAACCATTAGCTTCCGAAATTTTAGCAGCAGTTGTCTTTAAGGATTTAGCGATCCTGAATAAAGTATCCTTAGGTTTTACAATATAGGATTTTATAATGAATCCGCTTTGGCTTACTATCTTCGAGGAAACGATTGGATTGATACTTATAAAAGAAGGAAGTTCCAGATTGGACTTATCTTTATGATAACTAAGAGAAGAATATTTATCTTCTTCCCATTCTTCCGGGGATTGGGAGAATAATTGTTTGATCTTACGTTCTTCCTTATCTGTAAAGAAAGAAGAGTCCTTATTCGCGTAATCGTTGATTGCGTTTTCGTAATTTTTGAGCGGGTCGGCCGATAAAGCCGAAGCCACCATGGCGGATATAATGGGAAGGCAAAGAATCGTCCGTTTCACATATTTAATATCGGCCGCATCAGGATGCCTTCTTGAACCTAGGGGGGAACGACGGCTACTTTTTCTTTTTATATTCCGTGAGCTCATTTGCAACGATCTTATCCAAATCCTCTATACTGATGGTCTTTTTCTCTAAATCATCGTTTACCTGATAGGCGATCAGCCTGCCGATAGCATGTTCCCTTTTCTGGTCCGCAGGGAAACATTTTATCTTAATCAAGGAAGGAGTTGATTCGACATAGATTCGGACCAACATACCCTTCTTAAAAGTTTCAGTCGTAGAGACTTTTGTGTCTTTTTTAAGGCTATATATCTTATCTTGGTAGTGTTCGTTGATCTCGAATAACTTCTCTTTTTTGATCAACCTGGCCCCACACTGTATGGTAAATAGAGCCAGTAAAAAAGCGAAGAATCGCACCATTTCATGCATAACTTACTGAAGGTCCGGAAGTGATAAACTAGTTTTTAGAAAAAAAGCGCGAGGCCCGAATTTTTCCGCACCTGTCCAGGTTATGGAGACATGTAAACTGACCAAATTTTGGGGGGCTTCCCTGGAGGGAATACTTCCCTTTCCGGTATCCGTAGAGATCAATATCAAAAGAGGGATTCCAAGATTCCTGATCACAGGACTTCCAAGCCCCTCTATCAAAGAATCTTCGGACAGGATTCGTATCGCAATTGAGAACAGTGGATTCGAATATTCTCTCCAGAATATCTTGGTCCATCTCGCTCCTGCGGGCAGAAAAAAAGAAGGGACATACTTAGATCTCCCGATTGCTGCCGGGATTTTATACTTAACGGAACAATTACCTTCTTCTGAAAAATTAGAACGATTTCTTTTCTTGGGAGAATTAGGTTTAGATGGTTCTGTAAAACCCGTAAAAGGAATTCTTCCCATACTTTCCAGACTGGAAAATGCAGGTTTTATTGCAGCTATTGTGCCTTTTGAAAATAGAAAGGAGGCTTCTATCCTCGGAAAATTTCCGGTCTATGCAATCTCTCATCTAAAAGATTTAGTCTCTTTGGCTAAAGGAGAGATTAAGCCTGAACCAAAAGGTGAAATAAAAATCAGAACAGAAATTCTTCCATGGAAATCCGAGTTTCATAAAAGCCAATTGCCAGCCATACGAGCGATTCAGATCGCAAGCGCTGGATTTCATCATTGTTTATTGTCTGGTCCACCGGGTGCAGGAAAAACAATGCTCGCAAAGTTGGCTCACGGATTTCTTCCCAAGATCCAAGATAAAGAAGGAATAGAGTTATTAGGTATAAGTTCCTTACAAGAGGTACTTTCTGAAACAGAAGTAGAAAGACCCTTCCGAAGTCCTCATCACACTGTTTCCGATATTGCATTGGTTGGGGGTTCAACAAATTTAAGAATGGGAGAAGTTTCTCTAGCAGGAAATGGAATATTATTTTTAGATGAACTCTCTGAATTCCATTCCAGAAATTTACAAGCTCTAAGAGAGCCAATGGAAGAAGGTAGAATTACTATTTCCAGGATCAGAGGTTCAATCACCTACCCTGCTTCTTTCTTATTTATTGGAGCCACCAATCCATGTCCTTGCGGATATTACCAGACTTTAATAAAAGAATGCACCTGTAGTGTTGCAAGCATCCGAAATTACCAGTCTCCATTTAACGGACCCTTTTTGGACCGGATCGAAATATTCTTTCATATAGGCTTTTTAGGAAGTACTGATGGAGAAAAAGTTTCTATAAATCTCAAATCCATTCGAGATTCAATACAATCTGCGGCAGATATGCAGCGTCGAAGATTATTTAGGGAAACAGGAAAACTTTACAACGGAAGATTACGCGGAGAAGAAGTGGAAAGAATGATCCCTCTTTCCAAAGAATGCGAAACTTATTTTTGGGAAGCGATCCACAAACAAAAGTTCAGTATTCGTAAAGCAGCTCATTTTAGAAAAGTGGCAAGGACGATTGCAGATCTGGAAGGTTTGGAGGATGTTATTTTGAGGAATTTGGAAGAGGCCCTTGTTTTCCTGAATTCCGGATGGTCTCCGGAAAACAGGGCCGTAACCTAACTTGTTCTTTCGACGGTTTTATTTTTGTGGTTACTTTGACAGGAAATGCGAGAGTTCCATAGCGATCTTATCGATTGCGAAATCAATGTAGTTTTCGTCCTCGATCTTCTTCTTATAGTCCTCGAATTTCCGCTTCTTGATTGGAACTCCTCGTTTTCTCAGAATCACTGGGTCCGGTCCGAACGGGTCGGACCCGGCCAAGTTGCCGAGAATTTGGATGCTTTTCATAGTTACTTCCTTGTAACGATTTAAGGTCCTCATCCTTGAGAACCCGCAGACAATTCGAAAATCGACTCGTTTTTCAAATCGCTTAACGATTGTTTTAGAATAGATTAAGATAATATTTCAGTTCCCTTTTTTCAGTAATTAAGGCTAGGGAGAAGGAGACAAAATGATCTTTAAAGGAAACGTTTCTGCTCAAATAATATTTAGCTGCCGTTTTCATTCTAAGGATCTTTCGAGGAGTGAATACTTCCAGAGGGTGAATCGGAGAATTTTTTGCCCAATACTTAACTTCCGTAAAATACAGGACGTATTCTTTTTCGCTGATTATGTCAATTTCCCCCGTTTTGATCCGGAAGTTTCTTTCTAATATGCGATGACCTTTATTGAACAGAAGTTCTATTGCAATATTCTCTCCTTCTTTTCCTTTCAGCACTTTTCGTTTGGAGTCAGATCCCATAAAAGGACATGTCTTGGAAAAGAAAAATGGAAAGTACTTTTTGGATCTAAAAGTTTAGATTCAAAAGACTAAGAATTAATTGTAGCTTCTTGCAGATCGAGAGCTTTAACGATGAACAAGTGATTCTCTTTTACAAGGTCCACTAGAACTAAGTTTCTAACAAAAGTACCATATTCGTCTTTTATAATCCGAATGGAAGGTCGTAGAGGTTTGTCTGCATTTGCGGCAAGAACGATACCTACCCTTTTGTCTGAAAGTTCTACGCAAGAACCCACAGGATATAAGGAAACTTGGTTCAAGAAGGTTCTTACGATTTTCAGGTCAAACTTTCCTACATCCATACTGATCATGGACTTAATAGCTTCGTGAGGAAGTACTCTTTGTCTATGAGGTCTGTTCGTAATAAGTGCGGAGAAATTATCCGCGATTGCGTAAATTCTAGCGTTCTCTTCGATTGCAGTTGCTGCAATCTTCTGAGGATAACCCTTTCCATCAAAACGTTCATGATGCTGTAAGGCAACAACTGCCAAACTATTCTTAATTTTGATCTTTTGGGTCAGAACCTGATAGCCTATGATTGTATGCTTTAAGATCGATTTGTACTCTTCGTCGGTAAGTTGGTCTGTTTTTTCAGAGATGGTTGCTGGAACTTTTGTCATTCCTACATCTGCTACTAAACAAGATATTGCAAGATCGACCATTTTAGGACGAGAGAAGTCTAAAAGTTTTCCTATGATTAGCGCATAGAATGTAGAAGTAGTAATCTGGTTATATAAATAATATCCTGGATTATTCATGCCAAGGATCAGATAAGAAAGATTATTATGAGTCCTTACAAAGTCAGAAAGCGCCTCTGCCTGCTCTCGAACTGGACCAAAATCAAAAACCTTATCGTCCGCAACTTTTCTATAAACGTCTTGGACTAATGCGAAAGTGTTTTTATATAGATTGGAAAAT
Encoded here:
- a CDS encoding general secretion pathway protein GspC yields the protein MNAIFIEFRKHTFYVLIPVVIFFSFSLAYLCRGILLLFLTPNVQTGSSTAAPRRPIAENSITIEMSKEMVTGSLFRGSLAPPPGETPAGVDGTPGAPPDTGEGEEMRVTGTLSGHWSFARVTILEKGKQSAEEFAMGEVVGGYKVKSILLNHVVLEKGGQSLKVEIGQTPGEARAKLGAQADVPGGPPAADTVRKILSRQDVNRKLANVAELYKGKFGPYLENNTIAGYKIYSIGSDHIFYSLGARTGDVVRRVNGMPLNDTVKMMEIWNSLKTADKVSVDVERMGKVLSYEFIIRN
- a CDS encoding M23 family metallopeptidase, whose product is MSSRNIKRKSSRRSPLGSRRHPDAADIKYVKRTILCLPIISAMVASALSADPLKNYENAINDYANKDSSFFTDKEERKIKQLFSQSPEEWEEDKYSSLSYHKDKSNLELPSFISINPIVSSKIVSQSGFIIKSYIVKPKDTLFRIAKSLKTTAAKISEANGLNKGSVLKVGQSLSVPVKVGNASRQKIEYKRVFITPVLGARFSSRYGKRKDPFHTGGGGYHTGIDMAGPQGAPILASADGVVSFAGVNGGYGNSVIVDHPNGYRTMYAHCAKITVEEGTKVKAGTVIGAVGRTGSATGSHLHFEVFYNGKRINPEVALRKTLKIVTNLDPGKVAKL
- a CDS encoding type II secretion system-associated lipoprotein translates to MHEMVRFFAFLLALFTIQCGARLIKKEKLFEINEHYQDKIYSLKKDTKVSTTETFKKGMLVRIYVESTPSLIKIKCFPADQKREHAIGRLIAYQVNDDLEKKTISIEDLDKIVANELTEYKKKK
- a CDS encoding YifB family Mg chelatase-like AAA ATPase, producing the protein METCKLTKFWGASLEGILPFPVSVEINIKRGIPRFLITGLPSPSIKESSDRIRIAIENSGFEYSLQNILVHLAPAGRKKEGTYLDLPIAAGILYLTEQLPSSEKLERFLFLGELGLDGSVKPVKGILPILSRLENAGFIAAIVPFENRKEASILGKFPVYAISHLKDLVSLAKGEIKPEPKGEIKIRTEILPWKSEFHKSQLPAIRAIQIASAGFHHCLLSGPPGAGKTMLAKLAHGFLPKIQDKEGIELLGISSLQEVLSETEVERPFRSPHHTVSDIALVGGSTNLRMGEVSLAGNGILFLDELSEFHSRNLQALREPMEEGRITISRIRGSITYPASFLFIGATNPCPCGYYQTLIKECTCSVASIRNYQSPFNGPFLDRIEIFFHIGFLGSTDGEKVSINLKSIRDSIQSAADMQRRRLFRETGKLYNGRLRGEEVERMIPLSKECETYFWEAIHKQKFSIRKAAHFRKVARTIADLEGLEDVILRNLEEALVFLNSGWSPENRAVT
- a CDS encoding YraN family protein — protein: MGSDSKRKVLKGKEGENIAIELLFNKGHRILERNFRIKTGEIDIISEKEYVLYFTEVKYWAKNSPIHPLEVFTPRKILRMKTAAKYYLSRNVSFKDHFVSFSLALITEKRELKYYLNLF
- a CDS encoding HD-GYP domain-containing protein, which translates into the protein MKKLNVSELKPGMRFTKPVYLDKENLFITSNTPITDSDLERLKRFGITEVLTHGDILVIDVDPERLETQLEDFIISTIVDEDLLPLKGIYDNLNRIKVQFSNLYKNTFALVQDVYRKVADDKVFDFGPVREQAEALSDFVRTHNNLSYLILGMNNPGYYLYNQITTSTFYALIIGKLLDFSRPKMVDLAISCLVADVGMTKVPATISEKTDQLTDEEYKSILKHTIIGYQVLTQKIKIKNSLAVVALQHHERFDGKGYPQKIAATAIEENARIYAIADNFSALITNRPHRQRVLPHEAIKSMISMDVGKFDLKIVRTFLNQVSLYPVGSCVELSDKRVGIVLAANADKPLRPSIRIIKDEYGTFVRNLVLVDLVKENHLFIVKALDLQEATINS